The following are encoded together in the Bradymonas sediminis genome:
- a CDS encoding GMC family oxidoreductase N-terminal domain-containing protein: MIFDASTLDLPLHIEADLCIIGSGAGGAAAAMVAAEAGLSVVVLESGAFIPPAQMNQREEDMFPELLYANGSQTNKNRSCTIVQGRALGGSTVHNINLCKRIPDAILKQWHRDHQLEHLSLQTWDGLYTEVEALIGVSEIPETRRNPHNQLLQDGVENLGWRGGGLRHNRTGCIGSGFCEVGCAYDAKNNATKVFIPRAVDAGAQFLTHCRAVTVRHRNGQVLGVDALALDPTTREVIGEVRIDAERVCVSASATGTPALLLRSRLPGPQDAIGNALRVHPALVAAGRFDARVQAWKGIPQSYECTEFLNFEAAHKSPDAPGNRTWIIPAFAHPVATAKMLPGWGEAHRELMASYDHFAVFSAMIHDLSAGKVRPSGKLGVDIKWWPDEADQRELLFGLARTVELLFASGAAEVIVPMRPPRILKPGDSLDWIEALEMEPGLIDMTAVHPMGSVPMDDDPARAAVDSRGKFHAATGLWVADGSLFPTSIGVPPQVSIYAMGLHVGRAIVADYST, from the coding sequence ATGATTTTCGACGCATCAACTCTCGACCTGCCCCTGCATATTGAGGCAGATCTGTGCATCATCGGCTCCGGGGCGGGCGGCGCGGCGGCCGCGATGGTCGCGGCCGAGGCGGGCCTATCGGTCGTGGTGCTCGAGTCTGGCGCGTTTATCCCGCCGGCACAGATGAACCAGCGCGAGGAGGATATGTTCCCCGAACTCCTCTACGCCAACGGCTCCCAGACCAATAAAAACCGAAGTTGCACCATCGTGCAGGGGCGCGCGCTGGGCGGCTCAACGGTCCATAACATCAACCTATGCAAACGCATCCCCGACGCGATCCTTAAGCAATGGCACCGCGACCACCAGCTCGAACACCTGTCGCTGCAGACCTGGGACGGGCTTTATACCGAAGTCGAGGCGCTCATCGGCGTCTCCGAGATCCCCGAGACCCGGCGAAATCCACACAATCAATTGTTGCAAGATGGGGTCGAGAACCTCGGCTGGCGCGGCGGCGGGCTGCGCCATAACCGAACGGGTTGCATCGGCAGCGGGTTCTGCGAGGTTGGCTGCGCCTATGACGCAAAGAACAACGCGACCAAGGTATTTATCCCGCGCGCGGTCGACGCGGGCGCGCAATTTTTGACCCATTGCCGCGCCGTCACCGTGCGGCATCGAAACGGGCAGGTGCTCGGCGTCGACGCGCTGGCGCTGGACCCGACGACCCGCGAAGTCATCGGAGAAGTGCGCATCGACGCCGAGCGCGTGTGTGTGTCGGCCTCGGCGACCGGCACCCCCGCCCTGCTGCTGCGCTCGCGGCTCCCGGGCCCCCAAGACGCCATCGGCAATGCGTTGCGCGTGCACCCGGCGCTGGTCGCCGCCGGGCGCTTCGACGCCAGAGTCCAGGCATGGAAAGGCATCCCCCAATCCTATGAATGCACCGAGTTTCTAAACTTCGAGGCGGCCCACAAATCCCCCGACGCCCCGGGAAACCGCACCTGGATTATTCCCGCCTTTGCCCACCCGGTCGCCACCGCCAAGATGCTGCCCGGCTGGGGCGAGGCGCACCGCGAACTCATGGCGTCCTACGATCATTTCGCGGTTTTCAGCGCCATGATTCACGACTTAAGCGCCGGAAAGGTTCGCCCGTCCGGAAAGCTCGGCGTCGATATCAAATGGTGGCCCGATGAGGCCGACCAGCGCGAGTTATTATTCGGGCTCGCCCGCACGGTCGAACTCTTATTCGCCTCCGGCGCCGCCGAAGTCATCGTGCCGATGCGCCCCCCGCGCATCCTCAAGCCCGGCGACTCCCTCGACTGGATCGAGGCGCTCGAAATGGAACCCGGACTGATCGATATGACCGCCGTACACCCGATGGGCTCGGTCCCGATGGACGACGACCCGGCACGCGCCGCGGTCGACAGCCGCGGTAAATTTCACGCCGCGACAGGGTTGTGGGTGGCCGATGGGTCGCTCTTTCCGACCTCGATCGGGGTGCCGCCGCAGGTCTCGATTTACGCCATGGGGTTGCATGTGGGGCGAGCGATCGTGGCGGATTATTCGACCTAG
- a CDS encoding twin-arginine translocation signal domain-containing protein, which produces MTKDKNEPEQKSNHRHLSRRQFLGLSAAGVAALALTGRTCFYEDPTSDAWSQAVLTDWEIAVLAAAAGALIPDSPTELRQASATSPSGLQVAQKVDTFLQGLPFTMLVEIHAMFGLIEHGTILNGSVLRFTRLSPPKRLAYLQRLNEMGSKFGDAFRGIRDLSLLGWYAHPKTWEPMGYDGPLLVRPAPQPVQTPQSAGKYARLIAPAGTRPKGTL; this is translated from the coding sequence ATGACAAAAGACAAAAACGAGCCAGAACAAAAGAGCAACCACCGTCATCTTTCGCGGCGCCAATTTTTGGGGCTATCGGCGGCGGGCGTCGCGGCGCTCGCGCTGACCGGGCGAACCTGCTTTTACGAAGACCCAACCAGCGACGCCTGGTCTCAAGCCGTGCTGACCGACTGGGAGATCGCGGTGCTCGCCGCCGCCGCGGGCGCGCTGATTCCCGATAGCCCTACCGAGCTTCGACAGGCGAGCGCGACGAGCCCAAGCGGCCTGCAGGTCGCCCAAAAGGTCGACACCTTTTTGCAGGGCTTGCCCTTCACGATGCTGGTGGAGATCCACGCGATGTTCGGGCTGATCGAGCATGGAACCATCCTCAATGGATCGGTGCTTCGGTTTACACGCCTGTCGCCGCCCAAACGCCTCGCCTACCTGCAGCGCCTCAATGAGATGGGCTCCAAATTCGGCGATGCGTTTCGCGGGATTCGCGACCTCTCGCTGCTCGGGTGGTACGCGCATCCGAAGACCTGGGAGCCCATGGGCTACGACGGCCCGCTGCTCGTGCGCCCCGCCCCGCAGCCGGTGCAAACGCCCCAGAGCGCCGGAAAATACGCCCGCCTCATCGCCCCGGCCGGCACGCGCCCCAAAGGAACGCTATGA